CAGCTTCAATGAAAGGCTGACTCTCAATATCACCAACAGTTCCACCAACTTCAACCATGACAACCTCAGCCTTAGTTTTTTTGGCAACATTCCTGATCATCAATTTAATCTCATCAGTAATATGAGGAATTATCTGAACACAGGACCCAAGATATTCACCTTTTCGTTCCTTCTCAATAACAGATGAATAAACTTTACCAGTTGTAATATTAGCCTTTCCAGATAGTTTCACATCAAGAAATCTTTCATAATGACCAAGATCAAGATCACACTCCATACCATCATCAGTTACATATACTTCACCATGCTGATAAGGATTTAAAGTACCAGAATCCCAGTTGAGGTATGGGTCGATTTTAATTGCTGTTACATTAACTCCATAAGACCTTAAAATTCTACCAATAGATGCAGATGTAATTCCTTTTCCAATAGAACTAACTACACCACCAGTTACTACTATATACTTTGACAAAATTATCAACTCTTCCCTAAATGTTATAATATTATCAATATAATTATTATTTTAATAAACAATACAATAATAATTATACTAAAACTATGTTCAATATTTAATATAAATCTTTGTAAAAATTAATTATTTAATATTAATTAAATATTTCTCTCAACTTATATTTACTATTTTAGAAAAAAGTATTCATAAAAAATAGAAACATTATACTAATATAAATCTAAACAACATGAATAAATAAAGATAATCTAAAAAAAATAATTATAGTTTTTTACTAAAAGTTTATACCTAATGAATTATAAAGATATATTCATGGAAAAATTTAATAATAAAATTGAAAAACATTTAGAACTTTCAGAAATTTCAGACATGCTGAAAGAGTACAAGGAATATTACAATGTTTATAGGCGTCTTTTGTTAATTAACATGGTTGCAAATGGTGAAAGTATTGCTAAAGCCTCAAAAAACATTAATATTTCAAGAAAAACAGGCGAACGTTGGGTCAAACAATATAATGAAAATGGCGTTGATGGTTTATTTTCAAATTATTCCAATTGTGGAAGAAAATCATATTTAACTGATCAACAATTAAAAGAATTGAATGAAATCATAACTGGAAATGAAGAGAAATATAATTTAAAAGATGTACGAAACTTAATTAAAGAAAAATATGGTATAACATATAGTGAGAAGCAAGTATGGGTTATTACAAGACAAAAATTAAATTTAAACTATGGAAAACCATTCATTAAATACAACACACGTCCTAAGAATCCTGAAGAAGATCTTAAAAAAAACTAAAGACAACAGACATACAAACAGAATATTTTGCTTTTTTAGATGAAACATCTTGTCAAAATGTTCCAAATGTTACAAGAATATTATATGCTCCTGGAGAAAAAAATATACAAACAAAACATCCAGTAAAATTTGGAATAAATGTAACTGGATTTCAAGGAATCAATTGCAACTCATATATGGAGGTAAATACAAAAAACAATGCATTTCACTTTGTAATTACCTTATGCCATTACCGTATTGAAAACATGACTAATAGATTAGGTAAACAATTAATCAAAGATGCAATAAACAATGAAAACTTATCTGATGAAAAAATAAAAAAATATCTATCCTCTAAATCACTAAATGAAATGGATTTGATAAATAAAATCAATGATGAACTATATAATGACAATTCCAAACAAATTTCCATAGAAAAAATTCAAAAGATTTGCAGGAAAGAAGACAACAACAATTCAAGAAAAATAGGGTATGAAAAAAGATTAAGATTACTGAATAACCTATCAAATCCAAAAATAATGGAAATAAACTCAAAAGAAAAAAGAATAAATATTATTTTAGATAACGCAAGAATACATCATGCTAAAATTGTTGAAAAAGCCTGTGAAATATTGAACATAAATTTAATCTTTTTAAAACCATATTGCCCTGATTTAAATCCAATTGAAGATGTATGGCGTAAAATTAAATCTAAAATATATAAATCAATGTATGAAAATTTAAACAAATTAATAGAAATATTTGAAGATGAATTCTATAAAATAGTTCATTTAACATCATTTTACACAAAATGGGTTAATGAATATTTAGGTATAAACATTTGGTAAAATACTATAATAATGGAACTAATATCTGAACACCAAATGATTTTTAAAATACCCTGAAATTAACTCTAAAATAATAATTTTCTAAAAATAATATAATAAAAAAAATAATAATCCTGTAAAAAAAAAATAAAAAAAAGACTCTTTGAAAATCACACTTTTTTTATATAACTCCGTTATAGAGGAATTATATTATTTTTAAAATACTATTTTTTCTTAAGTATATTAATAATATGATTTTGTAGAGAAAATATATTATTTTGGACTAAACATCCATATAATCATTGGCATTAATTGCCAAAAGATACTGAGAGGTCCATAAACTGAATAACCTTTCTGGGATCTAATATCATATTCAAAGTGTTCATTAACTTTTTCAGGAAAAATTAACAATGTAACATTGAAAAACTCAAATAAAAGCAATATAAACAACCATATATTATATGGAAAATGAGTCATAAAATTAATTGACTGGATAGCCATAAACAATGAACATATACCCAAAGTTGCTAGAGGTTCATAAACTAGTTCATAATATCCGATACATACTAAATCCTCCTCATCAGTACTGATTCCACTATGAGTCCGGGGAATACCTGCTACACCAAAATCTACTGGCTCGTCATAAACAGATTCTTCACTAAAAATATGAGGTCTGAAATAAATACCTAAACCAAGATATAATATAGATAATCCGAAAGTCATTAGACCAACAAATAGCCATG
This genomic interval from Candidatus Methanosphaera massiliense contains the following:
- a CDS encoding helix-turn-helix domain-containing protein, which codes for MEKFNNKIEKHLELSEISDMLKEYKEYYNVYRRLLLINMVANGESIAKASKNINISRKTGERWVKQYNENGVDGLFSNYSNCGRKSYLTDQQLKELNEIITGNEEKYNLKDVRNLIKEKYGITYSEKQVWVITRQKLNLNYGKPFIKYNTRPKNPEEDLKKN
- a CDS encoding transposase yields the protein MEVNTKNNAFHFVITLCHYRIENMTNRLGKQLIKDAINNENLSDEKIKKYLSSKSLNEMDLINKINDELYNDNSKQISIEKIQKICRKEDNNNSRKIGYEKRLRLLNNLSNPKIMEINSKEKRINIILDNARIHHAKIVEKACEILNINLIFLKPYCPDLNPIEDVWRKIKSKIYKSMYENLNKLIEIFEDEFYKIVHLTSFYTKWVNEYLGINIW